The following proteins come from a genomic window of Lytechinus pictus isolate F3 Inbred chromosome 1, Lp3.0, whole genome shotgun sequence:
- the LOC135155610 gene encoding fibrinogen alpha chain-like isoform X1: protein MNKFLILREELYLFHISRNYLKISFCCSQDSVHKKTSVIMSVVCSSQSLPIFLFLIAVSFVHGVAELKELCDPDPVLCKNITLSGGRSIQLIPRLASTSNDPEPVLVKLPSWRHFVCVLPKRNENPTDTSPPLETLDGGSSTTSPEISSSGSTEASSEQAMSGSVTTPSEPTTNDTPMDASPPQETPGGGSSTTSPELSSSGSTEASSEQAMTPMTGSSTTPSEPTTNDTPMDASPPQETPGGGSSTTSPELSSSGSTEASSEQAMTPMTGSSTTPSEHTTDDAATTLSHPTTIPSTEALPETTTKGTSGVNSCKTLYSMGHQTSGVYAISPSGVGLTDVYCDMTTDSGGWTIFQKRYDGSVDFYRNYTEYVRGFGDVEGEYWLGLDQLYLLAKDGVELRIDMVDYDNNPFYAHYGSFSIGSTNTNYRIGFSSYTGTAEEGLDAANGQAFLTYDNDHDDCAFLYRGAWWYNDVYCDTTANLNGDHGLQYGFTGIFWDFPNSKYMRATEMKLR from the exons ATGAACAAATTCTTAATTCTGAGAGAGGAACTATACCTCTTTCACATTTCACGAAACTATTTGAAGATTTCCTTCTGCTGCTCTCAGGACTCGGTGCATAAAAAAACATCAGTAATCATG TCTGTCGTATGCTCATCACAGAGTTTGCCTATTTTCCTGTTCCTCATTGCAGTGAGTTTCGTTCATGGTG TTGCTGAATTAAAAGAGCTTTGCGACCCAGACCCTGTATTATGTAAGAACATCACTCTATCTGGAGGGAGATCGATTCAACTCATTCCAAGATTAGCATCAACATCAAACGATCCTGAACCAGTTCTGGTAAAACTCCCATCTTGGCGCCATTTTGTCTGTGTTTTACcgaaaagaaatg AGAATCCTACGGATACATCACCACCACTAGAAACTCTCGATGGAGGAAGTTCGACAACCTCGCCAGAAATTTCATCCAGTGGATCAACTGAAGCTTCGTCAGAACAAGCAATGTCAGGCTCAGTAACTACTCCATCAGAACCTACGACCAATG ATACTCCCATGGATGCATCACCGCCCCAAGAAACTCCTGGTGGAGGAAGTTCGACAACTTCACCAGAACTTTCTTCCAGTGGATCAACTGAAGCTTCGTCAGAACAAGCAATGACCCCAATGACAGGCTCTTCAACTACTCCATCAGAACCTACGACCAATG ATACTCCCATGGATGCATCACCACCCCAAGAAACTCCTGGTGGAGGAAGTTCGACAACTTCACCAGAACTTTCTTCCAGTGGATCAACTGAAGCTTCGTCAGAACAAGCAATGACCCCAATGACAGGCTCTTCAACTACTCCATCAGAACATACGACAGACGATGCAGCGACAACTTTGTCACACCCTACAACAATTCCTTCTACGGAGGCTTTACCTGAAACCACAACAAAAGGAACTTCAGGTGTGAATTCGTGTAAGACGCTCTATTCAATGGGGCATCAAACAAGTGGTGTCTATGCCATCTCTCCTAGCGGTGTGGGACTGACCGATGTCTACTGCGATATGACCACCGATAGCGGAGGGTGGACAATCTTCCAG AAACGTTATGACGGATCTGTGGATTTTTACCGCAATTATACCGAGTATGTTCGTGGATTTGGTGACGTCGAGGGCGAATACTGGTTGGGATTAGACCAACTCTACTTACTTGCTAAAGATGGAGTCGAACTCAGAATCGATATGGTTGATTACGATAACAATCCATTCTACGCTCATTATGGCAGTTTTAGCATTGGAAGTACCAACACCAA CTACCGAATCGGGTTTTCATCATATACCGGTACTGCAGAAGAAGGGCTAGATGCAGCCAACGGACAAGCCTTCTTAACTTATGACAATGACCATGATGATTGTGCTTTTCTGTACAGAGGGGCGTGGTGGTATAACGACGTATACTGTGATACCACAGCCAACTTGAATGGGGATCACGGACTCCAATATGGTTTTACAGGGATTTTTTGGGATTTCCCTAACTCAAAATACATGAGAGCTACAGAAATGAAGTTAAGATGA
- the LOC135155610 gene encoding angiopoietin-related protein 7-like isoform X2 yields the protein MNKFLILREELYLFHISRNYLKISFCCSQDSVHKKTSVIMSVVCSSQSLPIFLFLIAVSFVHGVAELKELCDPDPVLCKNITLSGGRSIQLIPRLASTSNDPEPVLVKLPSWRHFVCVLPKRNENPTDTSPPLETLDGGSSTTSPEISSSGSTEASSEQAMSGSVTTPSEPTTNDTPMDASPPQETPGGGSSTTSPELSSSGSTEASSEQAMTPMTGSSTTPSEHTTDDAATTLSHPTTIPSTEALPETTTKGTSGVNSCKTLYSMGHQTSGVYAISPSGVGLTDVYCDMTTDSGGWTIFQKRYDGSVDFYRNYTEYVRGFGDVEGEYWLGLDQLYLLAKDGVELRIDMVDYDNNPFYAHYGSFSIGSTNTNYRIGFSSYTGTAEEGLDAANGQAFLTYDNDHDDCAFLYRGAWWYNDVYCDTTANLNGDHGLQYGFTGIFWDFPNSKYMRATEMKLR from the exons ATGAACAAATTCTTAATTCTGAGAGAGGAACTATACCTCTTTCACATTTCACGAAACTATTTGAAGATTTCCTTCTGCTGCTCTCAGGACTCGGTGCATAAAAAAACATCAGTAATCATG TCTGTCGTATGCTCATCACAGAGTTTGCCTATTTTCCTGTTCCTCATTGCAGTGAGTTTCGTTCATGGTG TTGCTGAATTAAAAGAGCTTTGCGACCCAGACCCTGTATTATGTAAGAACATCACTCTATCTGGAGGGAGATCGATTCAACTCATTCCAAGATTAGCATCAACATCAAACGATCCTGAACCAGTTCTGGTAAAACTCCCATCTTGGCGCCATTTTGTCTGTGTTTTACcgaaaagaaatg AGAATCCTACGGATACATCACCACCACTAGAAACTCTCGATGGAGGAAGTTCGACAACCTCGCCAGAAATTTCATCCAGTGGATCAACTGAAGCTTCGTCAGAACAAGCAATGTCAGGCTCAGTAACTACTCCATCAGAACCTACGACCAATG ATACTCCCATGGATGCATCACCACCCCAAGAAACTCCTGGTGGAGGAAGTTCGACAACTTCACCAGAACTTTCTTCCAGTGGATCAACTGAAGCTTCGTCAGAACAAGCAATGACCCCAATGACAGGCTCTTCAACTACTCCATCAGAACATACGACAGACGATGCAGCGACAACTTTGTCACACCCTACAACAATTCCTTCTACGGAGGCTTTACCTGAAACCACAACAAAAGGAACTTCAGGTGTGAATTCGTGTAAGACGCTCTATTCAATGGGGCATCAAACAAGTGGTGTCTATGCCATCTCTCCTAGCGGTGTGGGACTGACCGATGTCTACTGCGATATGACCACCGATAGCGGAGGGTGGACAATCTTCCAG AAACGTTATGACGGATCTGTGGATTTTTACCGCAATTATACCGAGTATGTTCGTGGATTTGGTGACGTCGAGGGCGAATACTGGTTGGGATTAGACCAACTCTACTTACTTGCTAAAGATGGAGTCGAACTCAGAATCGATATGGTTGATTACGATAACAATCCATTCTACGCTCATTATGGCAGTTTTAGCATTGGAAGTACCAACACCAA CTACCGAATCGGGTTTTCATCATATACCGGTACTGCAGAAGAAGGGCTAGATGCAGCCAACGGACAAGCCTTCTTAACTTATGACAATGACCATGATGATTGTGCTTTTCTGTACAGAGGGGCGTGGTGGTATAACGACGTATACTGTGATACCACAGCCAACTTGAATGGGGATCACGGACTCCAATATGGTTTTACAGGGATTTTTTGGGATTTCCCTAACTCAAAATACATGAGAGCTACAGAAATGAAGTTAAGATGA
- the LOC135155613 gene encoding fibrinogen alpha chain-like yields MNTFFIPREELYLFHTLRNYLKISFCCSQDSVHEKNISNHVCCMLITEFAYFPVPHSSEFRSWCCLISKELCDPDPLSCKNITLSGGRSIQFIRRLASTSNDPEPVLVKLPSWRHFVCVLPKRNETPTDASPPLETLDGGSSTTSPEISSSGSTEASSKQAMSGSSTTPSEPTTNDTPMDASPPQETPGGGSSTTSPELSSIGSPEASSEQAMTPMTGSSTTPSEPATNGTTIYSQEHTSGYSTTPSEHTTDDAATTLSHPTTIPSTEALPETTTKGNLDVNSCKMLYSMGHQTSGVYAISPSGVGLTDVYCDMTTDSGGWTIFQKRYDGSVDFYRNYTEYVRGFGDVEGEYWLGLDQLYLLAKDGVELRIDMVDYDNNPFYAHYGSFSIGSTNTNYRIGFSSYTGTAGEGLDAANGQDFSTYDNDHDDTRANCASLYKGGWWYNDCYTANLNGIHGLQTGLTAIIWDFSDSKYMRATEMKLR; encoded by the exons ATGAACACATTCTTCATTCCGAGAGAGGAACTATACCTCTTTCACACTTTACGAAACTATTTGAAGATTTCCTTCTGCTGCTCTCAGGACTCGGTGCATGAAAAAAACATCAGTAATCATG TCTGTTGTATGCTCATCACAGAGTTTGCCTATTTTCCTGTTCCTCATTCCAGTGAGTTTCGTTCATGGTG TTGCTTAATATCAAAAGAGCTTTGCGACCCAGACCCTTTATCATGTAAGAACATCACTCTATCTGGAGGGAGATCGATTCAATTCATTCGAAGATTAGCATCAACATCAAACGATCCTGAACCAGTTCTGGTAAAACTCCCATCTTGGCGCCATTTTGTCTGTGTTTTACcgaaaagaaatg AGACTCCTACGGATGCATCACCACCACTAGAAACTCTCGATGGAGGAAGTTCGACAACTTCGCCAGAAATTTCATCCAGTGGATCAACTGAAGCTTCGTCAAAACAAGCAATGTCAGGCTCTTCGACTACTCCATCAGAACCTACGACCAATG ATACTCCCATGGATGCATCACCACCCCAAGAAACTCCTGGTGGAGGAAGTTCGACAACTTCACCAGAACTTTCATCCATTGGATCACCTGAAGCTTCGTCAGAACAAGCAATGACCCCAATGACAGGCTCTTCAACTACTCCATCAGAACCTGCGACCAATGGTACAACAATATATTCGCAGGAACATACGTCAGGTTATTCGACAACTCCATCAGAACATACGACAGACGATGCGGCTACAACTTTGTCACACCCTACAACAATTCCTTCTACGGAGGCTTTACCTGAAACCACAACTAAAGGAAATTTAGATGTGAATTCATgtaagatgctctattcaatgGGGCATCAAACAAGTGGTGTCTATGCCATCTCTCCTAGCGGTGTGGGACTGACCGATGTCTACTGCGATATGACCACCGATAGCGGAGGGTGGACAATCTTCCAG AAACGTTATGACGGATCTGTGGATTTTTACCGCAATTATACCGAGTATGTTCGTGGATTTGGTGACGTCGAGGGCGAATACTGGTTGGGATTAGACCAACTCTACTTACTTGCTAAAGATGGAGTCGAACTCAGAATCGATATGGTTGATTACGATAACAATCCATTCTACGCTCATTATGGCAGTTTTAGCATTGGAAGTACCAACACCAA CTACCGAATCGGGTTTTCATCATATACCGGTACTGCAGGAGAAGGGCTAGATGCAGCCAACGGACAGGACTTCTCAACCTATGACAATGACCATGATGACACCAGGGCTAATTGTGCTTCTCTGTACAAAGGGGGGTGGTGGTATAACGACTGTTATACAGCCAACTTGAATGGGATACACGGACTCCAAACTGGTTTGACAGCGATTATTTGGGATTTCTCTGACTCAAAATACATGAGAGCTACAGAAATGAAGTTAAGATGA